The DNA region TGCTCCAGATGTCCATGCCCACCCTCGAACCCGAGGAGCTGCTGCGCCTGGGACGCAGGCTCGCTCCCCTGCGCGACGAGGGCTGCCTCGTCATCGGCAGCGGCTTCTTCACCCACAATCTGAGCGAGCTGCGGTGGGGCGCGGGCGTGGACGAAGCGCCCGCCTGGTCAAGGGAGTTCGACGACTGGGGGCGAGAGGCGCTGGAGCGCGGCGACGTCGACGCGCTGCTCGACTTCGAGCACAAGTCGCCCGCGGGGCGCCGCGCCCACCCGCGCAGCGAGCACTTCGCCCCGCTCTTCGTGGCCCTCGGCGCGGGCGAGCCGGAACTGGCCCGGCAGCGCACGGTCATCGACGGCTTCTGGGCCGGGCTGGCCAAACGCTCCGTGCAGTTCGGCGGTTGAGACGGCACGCACCCTCGGACCCTTCGGACCTGCCGTGGCGCCCCGGCACCGGACTCGCCCCCGGTGCGGGGCCACGGCTCAGCGCGGTGCCGCCCATGAGTGCGCCACGTCCACGACGAGACGGTCGCCCAGCCCCGTGACGCGGAACGGCAGCCGCGCCCTGACCCCGAGGCCGAGCTGTGTCGTCCCCTCGTAACTCGCGCCGAACCTGGCGTCGCGGAAGGTCTTGTAGCCGGTGAGGTCGACCCCGGGCAGCGGCTTGCCGCCACGGCCTGGATACGTCGGCTCGAAGGTCTCCGGGTCGTAGCTCGGTGCGTCCGCGACGATCTCCAGGATCGCGCCGCCGCCGATCGTGATGGGATGCCCGGAGCCGTCCTGGTAGAGCTTGTCGACGTAACGGACCCGGTAGCCGGGGGAGTCGGCGGACGACCCCGGCCGGATGTCGAGGACCATCCGGTCGTAGCAGGCGTGGCGCCCGGTCCGTACGTCGGTGAGCGGACGGTCGGCCGCACCCTGGGCGGTCTTCGGGGTGCTCCCCCACATGACGCCGCAACTCGTCGACGCGGTGGAGGAGACGGCGGCCGTGCCGGTACCGGCGGACGCGGCCGAGGAGGCGGGCGCTGCGGTCAGAAGTCCCGCACTGACGAGCGCTGTGACGGTGAGCAGGCGGATTTTCCTCATGGGAGGCCCCCTTTGGGCGCGTTCGCTGTGGCATGAGGCTAGACCCATGAAAACGCCCCGGAGTTGCACAGACACGGGCACAACTCGTAAGTCGCAGAAAACAGATGGAGCGCGCACAACGCCGCGCCCCGAGGGGCGGCGTCTGAGGCCCCGCTTACCCCCGCCTTAACGCCACCATAAGGATGGCGAGCCGGCGCCTCGGAGCGTCGAAAGGGCTGCTGAGCGCGGCTAACGTGCAGCGTGCACACCGCACCGGCCCGGCTCGCCCGGCACCAACTGGCGCGCGGGGCAAGGGGCGGCTCGTACCCCCCACATTCAGGAGCCCGAAGATGTCCGCTCGTCGCACCTTCGCCCGCATGGCAGCCGTCTCGGCCGTGCCGCTAGCGCTGTCCATGGCAGGCGCGACCCCCGCCTCCGCACACGGATCGATGACGGACCCGGTCAGCCGCGTATCCGGATGCTTCGCGGAGGGACCGGAGAACCCGCAGTCCGCAGCGTGCAAGGCGGCCGTGAAGGCAGGCGGCACCCAGGCGCTGTACGACTGGAACGAGGTCAACATCCCCGACGCGGCCGGGAAGCACAAGCAGATCATCCCGGACGGGAAGCTGTGCAGCGCCGGGCGCGCCAAGTACAAGGGCCTGGATTTGCCGCGAAAGGACTGGCCCGCCTCGAAGATGAAGGCCGGCTCGCACTCCTTCTCGTACAAGACGACGGCTCCGCACAAGGGCTCCTTCGAGCTGTACATCACCAAGTCCGGCTACGACCCGTCCAAGCCGCTGAAGTGGTCGGACCTGGAGTCGAAGCCGTTCGCGAAGGTCAAGGACCCCCAACTCCAGGGCGGCGAGTACAAGTTCAAGGGCGACGTGCCCAAGAGGAACGGCCGTCACCTCATCTACAGCATCTGGCAGCGCTCCGACAGCCCCGAGGCGTTCTACACCTGCTCCGACGTGACCTTCTCGGGCGCGGGTGCCGCGGCCTCCGGCGCGGAGACGAAGTCGGCGAGCGGAACGCCCGACGCGCCCAGCGACACACAGATCGCCGCGGGCGCGCCCAAGTCGACGGTGGAGCACGGCGGTCGAGGCCACGCTTCCGTGCACGGGCACAGCACGCACGGAACGCAGCACGGCACCCGCACCGACGGCGCGCACTCGTCCCACAACGCCCCCGCGACCAAGAGCGACGGCCAGGGCGACCGCCTCGCGCAGACCGGCGGCGACGACATGACGTCGAACATCGCGCTCGCCGGCGCGGGCGTGCTCGTCGTCGGTGCCGCCCTGGTGTGCCTCGGAGCACGCCGTCGTGACCTCGGCCGCCGCGGTGGCAACTGACCGCATGATGATGAAATGCCGTTACGAGCAGGACGAGGAGGAGACCTGCGTGGCCTGCGGAGAAGGTGAGGCAGGGTGGCACATGTGGAACCGCCGACGGCGACGCGGGAAGTCACTTCGGAGGCCGAGCTGCGGGAGCTGCTGGGCGATCCGGCCCCGCACGCAGCACGGAAGGTCCGGAGCACGCTGCACGCGCTGGACCGGGAGTGGCTTGCACACTCGCCGCTGTGTCTGATCGCCACATCGGGACGCGACGGTTCGTGCGACGTCTCACCGAAGGGCGACCCTCCGGGCTTCGTCAAGGTGCTCGACGAGCGCACGATCGCCGTCCCCGAACGGCCGGGCAACAGACGGGCCGACGGGTTCCGCAACATCCTTCAGAACCCTCGGGCCGGCCTCGTCCATCTGCTGCCCGGCCGCGGTGACACCCTCCGTATCAACGGCAGGGCACGGATCGTGCGCGAGGCGCCGTTCCTCGACGAGATGACGGTCAAGGGACACCGGCCCGTACTGGCGCTGGTGGTCCAGGTCGAGGAGGTCTTCTACCACTGCTCGAAGGCCTTCCTGCGCTCCGCCGCCTGGGACCCCGGCACTTGGGAGCCGGAGGCGCTGCCGGGCCGGGCGAGGATGTCCAAGGCGCTGGAGCGCCAGGACGATCCGCTGGAGCTGCTGGAGGAGCACTACGGGCCTGCTTATGCACGGAGGCTCTACGGGAGCTAGCGCTTCACGGGAGCCGATGTGCCGACGTGACGGTGAACGCGGCAGTGCCGGGGTTCCGCTCTCCGCGGAGCCCCGGCACTGCCGTATGTGCTCTGTTCCGTATGTGCACTGTTCTGTTCGTGCGCAGCTCCGTCTGTGCGCAGCTCCGCGGGTGCGCGGCTGCGTACGCGCCGGCGGATGTCTACGAGGTGCAGGTGGTGGGCTCGGCGTTGGCGGGGTCGAGCGCGTTGGCGGTCTCGTGGAAGGCGAGCTTGTCGAAGAGGCCGACGGCCAGGTGCTCGGAGATGTCCGCCGGGCAGAGGTCCTGGAGCAGAACGTTGTTGACGTTCGGGCCCTGGAGGAACTGCGACTTGTAGGGCGTGACGACCTCGTCGAACTTGGTCGCGATGACCGTGTACTTCACGCCGGGCAGTGTGTCGCCGCCCTCGTTCAGGCGGTTGAGGAGTTCCGAGCCCTCCTTCTGCTGCATCAGCGACGGTGCGAGCCCGTCCACGGCGTCGCCGAGCCCGGGAATGAGGTCGACGAGCTTGGTGAGCCCGCTGAGCGTGGTGCCGTGGTTGCTCGGTGCGATGCCGACGAGCGCGTTCACCTTGTCCGCCCCGTCGAGGAACTTCATGTAGTAGCGGGGCATCATGCCGCCCTGCGAGTGGCCGACGATGTCGACCTTCTCGGTGCCGGTGGCTCCCAGCACCTTGTCCACGAATTCGTCGAGCTGCTCGGCGGAGTCCTCGACGGGGCCGAGGCCGTGCAGCAGCGGAATGTTGTTGTACTGGCCGTAGTCGAGGGAGAAGACGCAGTAGCCGCGGTCCTTCAAGTACGGCGCCAGACCGAGCCAGTTGTCGACCGCGTTGCCTCCCGTGCCGTGCACGAGAACGACGGGGCGGGGGTGCTCCTTCGAGGGCTTGCAGTCGTAGTCGTTCCAGCCGCCTCCCTCGGACTTCGCCGACTTCTCCGACTCGGCCGCGGACGAGTCCGCCGCGGGCTTGTCGGCCAGCTTGGCCTGCGCGGCGGCCTGACCGGCCGCACGGTCGTCCGCTGACGAGGCGGACTCCGAAGGCGACTCGGCTGACTCGGCCGAACCAGCCGACTCGGCCGCCGACTTGGACGAGACAGGCTCCGACGGTGCGGTCTCCGACGCCGAGGCGCCTGACGCCGTGAGCGGAAGGGCCGTGATGACGAACGCGGCCGCCGCGGCGACTGCCGGGGTGCGGGAGTGCTTCCAGGACAGTTTCACTGCCGTCTCCTCGTGGGGGTGAGGGGGCGTTTTCTCGTGATCGCCGCGTGGTCGCCTCGTGGGGGGTGGTGCGGATGCGCTCCAAGTGGTGGCTGTGGGGGGTGGTGGCACTGTGGGGGGTACCGAGTGAGGCAGACCACATTGACGAAGTCACGTCAATTAACGCAGCGGTAACATTGAAGGGCCATAACCGCGACTGTGAAGATTCGGTGACCGCCCCGATCCCGTGTAGGCTGCCGCGGCGGTACGGAGTCAAGAGCGGGAGGACACGGCGGTTTTGAAGATCACTTCCCGCAACGCCCGCTTCCAGCAGTGGAGTTCGCTGCTGACCAACCGGAACAAGCGGCAGCGCGCAGGGGAGTTCCTCGTCCAGGGCGTCCGCCCCATCACCGTCGCCGTCGAACGCGGCTGGCCCGTACGTACGTTGATCCACTCCACCCGCCGCCCGCTGTCCCGCTGGGCCGAGAACCTGCTGCGCGACGTACGGGCTGAACGGGTCGCCATGGCGCCCGAACTCCTCGCCGAGCTGGGCGGGAAGGACGAGACCGCGCCCGAGGTCGTCGCCGTGCTCGAAATGCCGGAGGACGACCTGTCCCGCATCGACGCCACGGGCGACGCCTTCCTCGGCGTCCTCTTCGACCGCCCCACCAGCCCGGGGAACATCGGCACCGTCATCCGCTCCGCGGACGCCTTCGGCGCCGACGGCGTGATCGTGTCGGGGCACGCGGCCGACGTCTACGACCCCAAGTCGGTGCGGGCCAGCACCGGTTCGCTCTTCGCGCTGCCGGCGGTGCGGGTGCCCTCCCCGCGCGACGTCGCCGGCTGGCTGGAGCGGCACAGGGCAGCCGGGCGGCGTATCGCCGTCGTCGGTACGGACGAGGCAGGCGACGCCGACCTGTTCGACGCCGATCTGACCGGGCCCGCACTGCTGCTCGTAGGCAACGAGACGTCCGGTCTGAGCGCCGCCTGGCGCGAACTGTGCGACCGCACGGTACGCATCCCCATGGCCGGGTCCGCGAGTTCGCTCAACGCGGCAGGCGCCGCGACCGCCGTGCTCTACGAGGTCTTCCGGCAGCGCATCGCCTCCCCCGGCTAGCGCTGGGCGGTACCCCCAGCACGCGCCGTGTCCTGACCGGCCGCCGGGCCGGGTCGTACCGAGGCACAGGGGTGCGGGGGCACGGGCACGGGTGGTCCGGTGCGGAACCCGGGTCCGCGCCTTGGGGGGCCGACCGCCGCCGGCCGGACGGTGGTCGAGGATCTACGCCGCGTCGTGGAACAGCCCCGCGGGATGCGCCGCCGACGGGCCGAACCGCAGCCGCGCACGGTCCGCCGCCGCCTCCGCGCGCCTCGCCTTCTCCTCGCGGGAGTCCAACGAGAGCTGCCGGGCGGCCAGTTCGGCGGGCATCAGCTCCTCCGCACGCAGCCCGACCGCCCGTACACGTGCCCGCTGCAACCCGAGCCCGTCGTGCAGGGCGTAGGCGGCGGCGGTCAACACCGGTGTGTGCGCGGAGGGTTCGCCGAGCCTGCGGGTGCGCGTGGTGGCGGAGCGGTCGGCGTAGCGGACGGTGAGGGTCAGCGCGCGGGCCACCTGGCCGCCGGTGCGCATACGGAAACCCAGTTCGTCGGCGAGGGTGAGCAGCGCACGGCGCCGCGCGTCCGGATCGAGCTCGTCCCGGCCGAAGCGGAACCCGGCGCTCTCCGAAGCCGCGGGCTCGTCCGGAACCACGGTGGCCGGATCGACGCCTCGCGCACGCTCATGGAGAAGGCGCCCGCTCTTCGCGCCGAGGATGCGCTGCAAGGTGACGGGCGCGGCCTGCGCTACACGGCCGACGGTGTCCAGCCCGTAAGAGCACAGGGTGCGGGCCGTCGCCGGGCCCACGCCGTGCAGCGCCGCCACTGGCTTGTCCGCGAGGAACCCGGCGGTCTCCTCTGGGCGTACGGCACGGACCGATCCCGGCGGCCCGGAGTGCGCGGCCATCCGCGCGAGCAGCGGGTTGACGGCGACCCCGACGGTGCAGTCGGTGCCGTACAGGGCCAGCGCGCGGAGCCGTACGAGCCGGGCCAGACCTGGTGCGTCGCGGTCGAAGTAGCGCAGCGCACCCCGTACATCGGCGAGCGCGGCGTCGGGCGGCAGCGCCTGCACCACGGGGGTGAAGTCCGCGAGGAGGCCGAGCAGCGCGGAGAACCCCTCTTCCGTCTGCTCCCCGAAGTGCACGTACAGCACGTGGAGTTCGCCGGTCCCAGCCCCGGTCCCAGATCCGGTCTCCGTACCGGCCCCGCTCCCCGTACCGGTCCCGGTCCCGGGGGTCATCCCGCGCTCCCCGGACTGGAGTGCCACAGCTTGCGCAGCGCCTTCGGGGAGTCGGCGGCGTCACCGGGGGGACGCAGGTCCGCCCACGGGTGCATCTCGTACCCCTTCGCCACCTCCACGGTGCGGCCCCCGGCGCCGTCCTTCTGCTCCTTCCGCTTCCTCCGCTTCCCCTGTTCCTTCCCCTCGTCCCCTTCTCCCTCGCCCCGCTTGTCCCCGTCGTCCCCGTCGTCTCCCTCGCCCTTGCTGCCCTCCTGCTCCCCCTCAGGCACGGGCGCGGGCTCCGCCAGCCTGGCCGCGACCGCGTCCAGGCCGCCGGTGCGGCGCAGTTCGGCCAGTTCGGCCAGATCCCACGCGGCCGACCCGACCACGCTGAGGCTGCGCGGGCCCCGCCGCTGCACCACTCCCCGTACCAGCAGCAGCCAGGAGTGGAAGACGGTGTGCGCGCACGCGGCATGGCTGTCGTCGAAGAAGGCGAGGTCGACCAGTCCGGTGCCGTCGTCGAGGGTGCTGAAGATGACGCGCCGCCCCGAACGGATCGGCGGCGTCTGGGTCGCGGCCTTGGCACCGGCGACCAGCACCGTCTCGCCGTGCCGTGCGTCGCGCAGCGCGCGTGCGGAGTGCGCGCCCAACTCCCGCAGGAACGCGGTGTGTTCGTCCATGAGATGACGGGAGGCGTCCATGCCGAGGACCCTCAGCTCCGCGCCCAGCCGCTCGCCGTCGTCGAGGTCGGGAAGCCCGGCCGGTTCCGGTACGGCGGCGCCCGGAGCCAGATGGTCCAGCGCGAGCTGCCCCTCACGGGCACCGGAACCGCGCTGTCTGCGGTGGAGTTCGGCGATCTGGAGCAGCAGGTCTCGCCGGTTCCCGTCGGGCGCGAAGGCGTCCAGCGCCCCCACCTGTGCGAGCTTCTCGGCCACGGGACGCGGCGGCCGTGCCCTTCGCCAGAGATCGGCCAGCGAGTCGTAGGGCCGTCCGGCGGCGATGCGTTCCGCGTCCGCCTCGCTGATGCCCTGCACCTCGGAGAGGGCGAGACGCAGTCCCCAGCGGGACCGCCCCCGCTGCTCCGGCCCACCGGCGTCCGGCGCGGCCGCGTGCCCGGCATCCCCAACACCCCTGCAATCAGACACCAGTTCGATCCGATAGGACGCCGACGACCGGTTCACATCCAGCGGCAGCACCGGCACCCCCTGCCTGCGCGCGTCCGCCAGCAGCAGCCGCTTCGGGTACATCCCCGGATCGTGCTCCAGCACCCCCGCGAAGAAGGCCGCCGGGTGGTGCGCCTTCAGCCACGCCGACTGATACGTCGGTACGGCGAAGGCGACGGCGTGCGCCTTGCAGAAGCCGTACGAGCCGAACGCCTCCACGATCTCCCAGGTGCGTCCGACGACTTCGGGCTCGTAGCCGCGCCGGGACGCCTCCTGCGCGAACCAGGCCCGCACCCTCCCCTGACGCTCGCCGTCCGAGAGCGCACGCCGCGCCTCGTCGGCCATCGCACGGTCGCATCCGGTCATCACCGACAGGATCTCGATGATCTGCTCGTGGAAGACCACGACGCCGAACGTCTCCCGCAGCGCGGGCTCCAGATCCGGGTGCGGATATCCGGCGGGCTTCCGCCCGTGCCGCGCCTCGATGAACGGCCGCACCATGTCGGCGACTACCGGACCCGGCCGGAACAGCGAGATGTCGACGACGAGATGGTGGAAGCTCTCCGGTTGCAGCCGCCCCACCAGATCGCGCTGTCCCGGCGATTCGATCTGGAAGCAGCCGAGCGTCTCGGCGGAACGGATCAGCGCATACGTCTTCGGATCGCCCTCCGGCACCTCGTCGAGCACGACGCGGCCGGCGCCCGCCCGTTCGATCTCGGTGACCGCGTGCGCCATCGCCGACTGCATGCGCACCCCCAGCACATCCAGCTTCAGCAGCCCCATCTCCTCCACGTCGTCCTTGTCGAACTGCGACATCCCGATGGGCGCGCTCCCCGACCCCGGAGGGCTGAGGGGCACCTCGCCACTGGTGGGCACCACGGGCGTACGGGCGCGCAGCGAGGAGTCCGAGAGCAGAACCCCGCACGGGTGCATGGCGATTCCGCGTGGCAGCGCGTCCAGCGACTCGACCAGATCCCAGAAGCGGGGCCCGTACTGCTCGGCGTCCACGCCGCGCAGCTCGGGGAGTTCGTCGAGTGCGGCACGCGCGTCTCGTGCCCGTATGTGCGGGAACGACTTGGCGAGCCGGTCGGTCTCGGCGGGGTCCATGCTCAGCGCCGCGCCCACGTCGCGGATCGCGTGCCGCACCCGGTAGGTCTCCGGCATGGCGACGGCGGCGACGCGCTCCTCGCCGAAGCGGTCGAAGATCGCACGGTAGACCTCCAGCCGCCGTGCCGACTCCACGTCGATGTCGATGTCCGGCAGCGCTCCGCGGCGCGGCGAGAGGAACCGCTCCATCAGCAGGCCGTGTTCGAGGGGGTCGGCGTGTGCGATGCCCAGCAGATGGTTGACCAGGGAACCGGCGCCCGAGCCGCGCGCCGCGACCCGCACCCCCATCGCCCGTGCGTCCTCGACCACCTTCGCGACGGTGAGGAAGTACGAGGAGAAACCGAGCCCTTCGATGATCCGCAGCTCGTGTTCGAGCCGGTCCCAGCGCTTCCGATGGCCCTCGTAGCGGCGGGCGACCATGCCGGCCGCGCACCGCGAACGCAGCACGCGCTCGGCGCTTCTGCCGCCGCCGGCGCCGACCAGCCACGGCTCCGGGAAGTGCACCCGCCCGATGCCGATGTCGTCCTGCGGGTCGACGCGGCAGCCCTCGGCGGTCTCCAGCGTCAGCGCCAGCAGCCGCTTCGCGGTGTCGCCGCGGAAACCCGCGGCCTGTGCGATGCGTTCCGCGGCAGCCGCCATGGGCTCCGGGCCCTTGAGCCACCGCTCGCCGCCGTCCAGCCCCTTCCGCGGGTCCACGGGAACCAGGCGGCGTGCCGCGTCCAGTACGTCGGCGACCGGGCCCTGGCTGGGGTCGGCGTAACGCACCCCGTTGGCGAGTACGGGCTTGACCCCCTGCTGCGCCGCGAGCCCCAGCATCCGCGCGGACTCCCGCAGCGGAACGTGCCCGGCGACCTCCAGGCGCAGCGCGTCCGTGCCGAAGACCTCCCGCCAGCCGTCCAGCCTGCGTGCAGCACGGTCGGGGCGTCCGGCGGCCAGTGCACGGCCGACGTCGGACTCGGGGCCCAGCAGCACGGTCAGGGCGTCGGCTCCGGAGCCTGTGTGCGAGCGTGCGGCACCTCCGCCCGCGCCTCTGCCCGCGCCTGCCGCCGCGCCGGCGCCCGTCCCGCCGGCGATCTCCGCCAGGTCCTCCCACTCCAGCCGGGGGCGCTCGCCGCCGCCGGAGTGCGCCGCGGTGACCAGCCGGCACAGCAGCTCCCATCCGGCGGCTCCCCTGCCGGCGAGGAAGACCACGCGCTGCGCCGGTTCGTCGATGAAGGCACCGCCCCTGACGGGCGTACGGCGGCGGCGTACCGCGGTCCTCTTCTCCGGCCGCTCCGCCACGGCCAGATCCACCCCGTACACCGGACGTACGCCCGCGCCCGCGCTCGCACGCGCGAAGCGGACCGCTCCGGCGAGGGTGTCGCGGTCGGTGAGCGCCACCGCGTCCATGCCGCGTTCGGCGGCCCGTTCGGCGATCGTCTCGGGGTGTGAGGCCCCGTATCTCATGGAGAACCCGGAGGCGACATGCAGGTGCACGAATCCCGGCATCGCACGCACCTCCCGCCGCATCCGCACCTTGGCCCGTCCTCAGGCACACACCCACCATAGACCAGCTCTCGAACTCGCGTTCGAGTAGTGCGTGTGATGTCTCTCCGCAGCTCATCGGCGGTACGCGGCCGGAGGAGGCCGCCGCCGGGCGGCAGGTTCGAACGGCCGCCCCACGACGGCCGGTTGCGGGTTTTCCAGCCCGGCCGGGAGCCCAGAAACCCGGCCCCGGAGACCCGGGAAGTCAGGACCCCAGGGCTCAGAGCACCGGGACTCAGGGCGTCACGAAATCAGGGCCCCGGCGGACCCAGGACCCCGGCGGACCCAGGACCCCGGCGGACTCAGGCGTGCTGCGGTACGTCGTCCTTGAGCATGGAGCGGATCTGCTCACGCAGTTCGCGGGTGTCGGCGTGCCCGTGCACGGAAGCGGCGTGCTCACCGGCGGCACGTACCACTTCCTCCTCCTCGCCCGAGATCCTCAGGGTGCAGTTCATCTCGCTGGGATAGTCCCGGCAGTCGGCCACCTTACGCATCACGTACACCTCCTCCGTTCCCAGTGTCGGCCCACGTCATCGCGCCGCCAAACGGTCACCGGGCAGGCCCGCGGCCCCCGTCGCCGGGCTCCCGCCTCCCCGCCCGTACGGCCCCCGTGTGACCGATGTCAAAGAAGTGGCCGATCGTAGAGGCGGCAGTGCAGGGTAGAAGAGCCTGCGCCCCCGGAAGGCGCCGGCCTGGTGCCTCCCCGCCGAAGGCAGGGGAAGCCACCCCGCATGCACACCGCAATCGGGACACGACGGAAACAGCACAGAAGGAGCCCCATGAGGATCGGGATCGTCGGAGCCACCGGCCAGGTCGGCAGCGTGATGCGGGAGATTCTGGCCGAGCGGAAACTCCCCGTCGAGGAGCTGCGTCTGTTCGCCTCCGCCCGTTCCGCCGGGCGCACCCTGCCCTGGCAGGGCGGCGAGGTCACCGTCGAGGACGCGGCCACGGCCGACTACTCGGGGCTGGACATCGTGCTGTTCTCCGCGGGCGGCTCCACGTCGAAGGCCATCGCGGAGAAGGTCGCCTCGCAGGGCCCGGTCGTCATCGACAACTCCTCCGCCTGGCGGCTCGACCCCGAAGTGCCGCTCGTCGTCTCCGAG from Streptomyces marispadix includes:
- a CDS encoding dioxygenase family protein, whose product is MPVLYLSHGAPPLADDELWTSQLARWSGRLPRPKSILMVSAHWESAPVTLSATRTAPLVYDFWGFPERYFQVRYPAPGAPGLARRVRALLSRPGEQVHDAPERGLDHGAYVPLVEMYPDADVPVLQMSMPTLEPEELLRLGRRLAPLRDEGCLVIGSGFFTHNLSELRWGAGVDEAPAWSREFDDWGREALERGDVDALLDFEHKSPAGRRAHPRSEHFAPLFVALGAGEPELARQRTVIDGFWAGLAKRSVQFGG
- a CDS encoding AMIN-like domain-containing (lipo)protein, with protein sequence MRKIRLLTVTALVSAGLLTAAPASSAASAGTGTAAVSSTASTSCGVMWGSTPKTAQGAADRPLTDVRTGRHACYDRMVLDIRPGSSADSPGYRVRYVDKLYQDGSGHPITIGGGAILEIVADAPSYDPETFEPTYPGRGGKPLPGVDLTGYKTFRDARFGASYEGTTQLGLGVRARLPFRVTGLGDRLVVDVAHSWAAPR
- a CDS encoding lytic polysaccharide monooxygenase auxiliary activity family 9 protein, coding for MSARRTFARMAAVSAVPLALSMAGATPASAHGSMTDPVSRVSGCFAEGPENPQSAACKAAVKAGGTQALYDWNEVNIPDAAGKHKQIIPDGKLCSAGRAKYKGLDLPRKDWPASKMKAGSHSFSYKTTAPHKGSFELYITKSGYDPSKPLKWSDLESKPFAKVKDPQLQGGEYKFKGDVPKRNGRHLIYSIWQRSDSPEAFYTCSDVTFSGAGAAASGAETKSASGTPDAPSDTQIAAGAPKSTVEHGGRGHASVHGHSTHGTQHGTRTDGAHSSHNAPATKSDGQGDRLAQTGGDDMTSNIALAGAGVLVVGAALVCLGARRRDLGRRGGN
- a CDS encoding pyridoxamine 5'-phosphate oxidase family protein, with protein sequence MAHVEPPTATREVTSEAELRELLGDPAPHAARKVRSTLHALDREWLAHSPLCLIATSGRDGSCDVSPKGDPPGFVKVLDERTIAVPERPGNRRADGFRNILQNPRAGLVHLLPGRGDTLRINGRARIVREAPFLDEMTVKGHRPVLALVVQVEEVFYHCSKAFLRSAAWDPGTWEPEALPGRARMSKALERQDDPLELLEEHYGPAYARRLYGS
- a CDS encoding esterase/lipase family protein, whose product is MADKPAADSSAAESEKSAKSEGGGWNDYDCKPSKEHPRPVVLVHGTGGNAVDNWLGLAPYLKDRGYCVFSLDYGQYNNIPLLHGLGPVEDSAEQLDEFVDKVLGATGTEKVDIVGHSQGGMMPRYYMKFLDGADKVNALVGIAPSNHGTTLSGLTKLVDLIPGLGDAVDGLAPSLMQQKEGSELLNRLNEGGDTLPGVKYTVIATKFDEVVTPYKSQFLQGPNVNNVLLQDLCPADISEHLAVGLFDKLAFHETANALDPANAEPTTCTS
- a CDS encoding RNA methyltransferase, with the translated sequence MKITSRNARFQQWSSLLTNRNKRQRAGEFLVQGVRPITVAVERGWPVRTLIHSTRRPLSRWAENLLRDVRAERVAMAPELLAELGGKDETAPEVVAVLEMPEDDLSRIDATGDAFLGVLFDRPTSPGNIGTVIRSADAFGADGVIVSGHAADVYDPKSVRASTGSLFALPAVRVPSPRDVAGWLERHRAAGRRIAVVGTDEAGDADLFDADLTGPALLLVGNETSGLSAAWRELCDRTVRIPMAGSASSLNAAGAATAVLYEVFRQRIASPG
- a CDS encoding DNA polymerase Y family protein, producing the protein MTPGTGTGTGSGAGTETGSGTGAGTGELHVLYVHFGEQTEEGFSALLGLLADFTPVVQALPPDAALADVRGALRYFDRDAPGLARLVRLRALALYGTDCTVGVAVNPLLARMAAHSGPPGSVRAVRPEETAGFLADKPVAALHGVGPATARTLCSYGLDTVGRVAQAAPVTLQRILGAKSGRLLHERARGVDPATVVPDEPAASESAGFRFGRDELDPDARRRALLTLADELGFRMRTGGQVARALTLTVRYADRSATTRTRRLGEPSAHTPVLTAAAYALHDGLGLQRARVRAVGLRAEELMPAELAARQLSLDSREEKARRAEAAADRARLRFGPSAAHPAGLFHDAA
- a CDS encoding DNA polymerase III subunit alpha; protein product: MPGFVHLHVASGFSMRYGASHPETIAERAAERGMDAVALTDRDTLAGAVRFARASAGAGVRPVYGVDLAVAERPEKRTAVRRRRTPVRGGAFIDEPAQRVVFLAGRGAAGWELLCRLVTAAHSGGGERPRLEWEDLAEIAGGTGAGAAAGAGRGAGGGAARSHTGSGADALTVLLGPESDVGRALAAGRPDRAARRLDGWREVFGTDALRLEVAGHVPLRESARMLGLAAQQGVKPVLANGVRYADPSQGPVADVLDAARRLVPVDPRKGLDGGERWLKGPEPMAAAAERIAQAAGFRGDTAKRLLALTLETAEGCRVDPQDDIGIGRVHFPEPWLVGAGGGRSAERVLRSRCAAGMVARRYEGHRKRWDRLEHELRIIEGLGFSSYFLTVAKVVEDARAMGVRVAARGSGAGSLVNHLLGIAHADPLEHGLLMERFLSPRRGALPDIDIDVESARRLEVYRAIFDRFGEERVAAVAMPETYRVRHAIRDVGAALSMDPAETDRLAKSFPHIRARDARAALDELPELRGVDAEQYGPRFWDLVESLDALPRGIAMHPCGVLLSDSSLRARTPVVPTSGEVPLSPPGSGSAPIGMSQFDKDDVEEMGLLKLDVLGVRMQSAMAHAVTEIERAGAGRVVLDEVPEGDPKTYALIRSAETLGCFQIESPGQRDLVGRLQPESFHHLVVDISLFRPGPVVADMVRPFIEARHGRKPAGYPHPDLEPALRETFGVVVFHEQIIEILSVMTGCDRAMADEARRALSDGERQGRVRAWFAQEASRRGYEPEVVGRTWEIVEAFGSYGFCKAHAVAFAVPTYQSAWLKAHHPAAFFAGVLEHDPGMYPKRLLLADARRQGVPVLPLDVNRSSASYRIELVSDCRGVGDAGHAAAPDAGGPEQRGRSRWGLRLALSEVQGISEADAERIAAGRPYDSLADLWRRARPPRPVAEKLAQVGALDAFAPDGNRRDLLLQIAELHRRQRGSGAREGQLALDHLAPGAAVPEPAGLPDLDDGERLGAELRVLGMDASRHLMDEHTAFLRELGAHSARALRDARHGETVLVAGAKAATQTPPIRSGRRVIFSTLDDGTGLVDLAFFDDSHAACAHTVFHSWLLLVRGVVQRRGPRSLSVVGSAAWDLAELAELRRTGGLDAVAARLAEPAPVPEGEQEGSKGEGDDGDDGDKRGEGEGDEGKEQGKRRKRKEQKDGAGGRTVEVAKGYEMHPWADLRPPGDAADSPKALRKLWHSSPGSAG
- a CDS encoding DUF1059 domain-containing protein codes for the protein MRKVADCRDYPSEMNCTLRISGEEEEVVRAAGEHAASVHGHADTRELREQIRSMLKDDVPQHA